The genomic interval CTCTTTACTCCCTGCATCGCCCAGAGGAAGTGCGCCTGTTGCCGCGGACGATTGCGCGGCTCGTCTACGACAGCTTCCGTGAGCCTCTTCTCGCCGGAGTGCGAAGTCAGCAGTGCGTCGCCCACCAGTTGATGTACGAAGCAGGACCGTACTGTGTGGACTTGCGCCTGGAAAAAGAGCGGGACTCCACAAACGTTCGCCTCGTCGGGCAAATTGCAAATCGAGAACACGGAGCCGTCGGTGTTCCCGAAGTGCCTGTGTTCCTGCTGTCGCGAAATTTGGTCGTTAACAAAACTACGACCAACAAGTTTGGCGAGTTCGCGATGGAGTACATACCGAGGAGCGGCTTGCGCCTGTTTGCCCCGATTCCCGGGGAAAACCATATCGAAGTCCGGTTAGGCCAGGCTTCATCAGTTCGAAGTACCGCTTGAGTGGCTGCGCCGACGGTGCCGGTGCCGTGCGGCCCACGGAGTTATCTGCATGAGACGAAAAAGCCTGCTGGTCACCATCCTGTTGTTGGTCTCGGCCGTACCCCTTTTTGCGCGGCGCTTCTTATTACAAGTTTCGCCTTCGGATGCGCCCGCCGTTGCTGCTCAGTACGGTCTGACAATTGTCAAGCAGATTCCGAACCAAAGTCTCTTTCTCGTCACCGCGCCTGAATCGCTCGATGTCAGCCAGTTGATGAGCCAGCTCAATTCGGATCCGAATGTTGCGGGTGCCGAGTTGGACGGGCTCGCGACAACGCCGGAATCCACCGCTTTTGTAAATCTAAACCAATCCACGGCTGGCATCCTCGATACGGTCTCCAATGTAAGCGCGGTCACTTACTACGGCGCGCAAGTTCCGAGCTATTACGTGAACCAGACAGCCACAAGCCTGATTCGACTGAGCGACGCGCAGACCCAGTACGGGGCTACGGGCGCCGGCATCGTCGCCATTATCGACACTGGCATCGACCCCAATCATGTCGCGTTGCAGGGAGTGTTGTTGCCGGGCTTCGATTTCACGCGCCAGCAGGACGGGGCCAATGAGTTTCTGGACTTGGATCAGTCCACGGCTGGCATCCTGGACCAATCGACGGCAGGGATTCTGGACATCAACTCCGTCGTTGTCTTGAATCAGTCCACTGCGGGCATTCTGGACCAATCAACTGCCGGCATCCTGGATACGAGCACCCTTCCGCCTGATTTTGGTCACGGCACCATGGTCGCGGGCATCGTGCACCTGGTTGCACCAGGCGCCCAAATTTTGCCCCTCAAGGCGTTCAATGCTAATGGCGTAGGCTACGTGTCCGATGTCATTGCGGCGATCTACTACGCAGTAGACGTGGGCGGTGCCACGGTTATCAACATGAGTTTCGATTACGGGCAATCGCAATCGAAGGACGTCAAGGCGGCGATCAATTACGCCAATAGCAAGGGCGTGATGTGCGTTGCTGCAGCGGGCAATTCCGGTCAGGACGTGCTCGTCTATCCCGCCGCCAACGGCAACGTATTTGGTGTTGCGTCCACCACTACGATACCTGCGCCGGACCTGCAAAGCCTCTTTACCAACTACGGCCCGGTTGCCTCCATGGCGGCGCCAGGAGAGGCCATTCAGACGACGTACCCAGGCAGCTACTACGCCGCGGCATGGGGTACCTCCTTTAGCACGCCATTTGTGAGCGGAACTGTTGCGCTATTGCAGCAGTTCACAAACAAGCTGAGTTACGACTCCGTCGCCAAGGCTTTGCAGAACGCAGTGCCGATCAACTCTAACCTGGGCTGGGGGCGCCTCGACGTCTATGCGGCCGTTACGCCATTCGCGCAGTGACTCGAATGTTCCACGTGACAAGCTGTCGCCCATGACGAGCTGGAAAAAGTCGACCCATTATGAAGCCGAACAATGGATCGATTTCGTGCGCGCAGTTGGAAGAGATACAGATCGCGACCGCATGCAGGCTCATTTACAGACGGGCTGTAAGAAGTGCCGCAAAATGGTTGATTTATATAAGAGGGTCTCAGCGTGCGCCGCTGCTGATGGCCAATACCGGGTCCCTCAGGCACTACTACAGCGCGCACTCAATATCTTTGCACAAGCCGAGCCGTATGACGTGGTTAACCTAAATCGTAGAGGACGCAAAGCGGCATAATTGGAGCGTAGAGCCGGACGAGGAAATTCATGCAGCAGGTCAATATCCCCGCGGAACCCAACTCCAGGGTGACCC from Terriglobales bacterium carries:
- a CDS encoding S8 family serine peptidase produces the protein MRRKSLLVTILLLVSAVPLFARRFLLQVSPSDAPAVAAQYGLTIVKQIPNQSLFLVTAPESLDVSQLMSQLNSDPNVAGAELDGLATTPESTAFVNLNQSTAGILDTVSNVSAVTYYGAQVPSYYVNQTATSLIRLSDAQTQYGATGAGIVAIIDTGIDPNHVALQGVLLPGFDFTRQQDGANEFLDLDQSTAGILDQSTAGILDINSVVVLNQSTAGILDQSTAGILDTSTLPPDFGHGTMVAGIVHLVAPGAQILPLKAFNANGVGYVSDVIAAIYYAVDVGGATVINMSFDYGQSQSKDVKAAINYANSKGVMCVAAAGNSGQDVLVYPAANGNVFGVASTTTIPAPDLQSLFTNYGPVASMAAPGEAIQTTYPGSYYAAAWGTSFSTPFVSGTVALLQQFTNKLSYDSVAKALQNAVPINSNLGWGRLDVYAAVTPFAQ